In Lolium rigidum isolate FL_2022 chromosome 3, APGP_CSIRO_Lrig_0.1, whole genome shotgun sequence, the genomic window GAAAAGCAAGGCAGAATCAGGCCAAAGCAAAAGAAGCCCAGAAGAAAACAAGAAGCAGGAATGCTACCACCCGCAACAGCGACTGACACAAATCCCTGCCCCTCCCTCCTGTGCTGCTGCTTCTTCTACTCCACTCCCTTCCCCACATTATAATATGCAGCCAcattgcagcagcagcagccagcgTCGTCGTCCCAGCTGCGCCACCACCGCCACTAGGACCACCTGTCCACCTCCATTAGAAGAAgcagaggagagggagggaggaagaGGCGCGCGGCTGCGAAGAGCGCCTACCCTGTTGGCACTATGAAAAGGCCGGCCGGGtccgggaggcgggcggcggcggcagcagccataTTGTTGGGAGTTCTTGTCTTAATGTCattagtggtggtggtggagaagccgTCTACGACGGCGATCGGCGGCGTGGCGATCGGAGGGAGGAGGATGCTGGCGGCAGGTGACGAAGGTGAGATGAGGAGGTCTCTGGAGGATTTCAGCGCCGATGATCCTTTCCAGGACAGCGAGAGGAAGGTGCCCAATGGCCCTGATCCCATCCACAACAGGTGCTTCACTTCACTTTCCCTTTTTCTGTGTGTTGCGCTGCAGATTGTGTGTCTGAATTTTTGAGTTGGTTTCTTCATTTCCTGTCTCTTCTTGTTCATGCACCTTCAGTTCGAATGTTGGTCTCTGGGTCATGTGACTCTGTAAATCTGCATTGATTTGGCAAATAAGAAAATTTCACATATTTGTTATGGGCCATGCATACATAGGTTTCTTCAAGTTTGAAATGCATCCTATTTGTTTGATTGAAGTGTGCCATTGTTACAGAGCTTTTTTTTTCAGAGGGGTGGCAGAACGTAGACTGGAGATTTTGACCAAATTTAAAACAATGCACTCTTACTGTTATGATGATTCTTTTAAAAGGGAGAAGTTCTTCGTCTATGCCATGTTTAATGTACCATGTAATAGCTAATGCTGATTAATATTCCAATTGATAGGCCATTAGTTCCGTCTGCAACATTTCATATGCTCTGTTTTCCTCAAATTTTCTTAGGCCGGGCAGAATTTTCTCAGGCATGAAAAATGTTTCAAGGCATGATTTCATTTGAGCATAAAGCATGAGAAGAACAAAGAACTGAGAACTTTGTAAAGAGCATGAGAAGAACAAAGAGCTCAAATATGCTCCTCCTTACACCCACAGCCACAGTCCCCTATGATGATATGCCATTCTTTCAGCAAAAGCAAGTAAAATTGGTCTTATTCTCCCTTTCTTTTGAAGATAAATATTCCAATCATGAGTAACTAGTTATGATACTTGAAATTATTATTCTATATGCCTGGAAGCAGTCAAACTTAGCACACCCACATGATTAATTATCTGGGCAACAAACAGATGGTCTAACGGTTGAGTGTAGGGTCACCTGGCTGAAACACAGACTGGCATATGTTGTTCCAGTGCACTTTTTCAATCTAACCTGATTAATTTTCTTCAGGGGGGCTGGCAAGTCGGGAAGGTCGCCGGGCCGAGCGTAGGGCACGCATCTCGAGGCatagaagcttccgaggctgaataTGGTGGAGCAGAGGAATGGTTCATTGCATTGCAAAGAAGGAACAAAACAAGAGCTACAATGTCATGGTGGGTCTGGCTGGATGTTGTGGTGTAACTAGGGGGGAGGTAGCATGGCCTATCTTCTTCTAAGCACTGCTATTTAAGAGAGTGTTAAGCATAACAGCTTTAGCTTTTTCGCGAAAACAGAGGCTGTTCTAGTGGTGGGGGGTTTCAGTTTTGTAAAGTAACCAAGCAGTGCTTCCCTCTCACAAGAAACAAGCACCAGAGATTCTTGGCAAAGGGGGTGTGGGCAAGAACTCCTTTCTTTTTTGGCAGAAGTGACTTTAGACATACTACTAGTACATTCTTTTTCTCTTGTCACAGTGTGAGTTTGAACACCATATAATAAGTTTTGGTACAGAGGAAACAAACAGGCCAGCAAAGAAGGGCCAACAGCAATTGTCTAGGCTTTGGTTCTTATCTTCATATGAGATGTGGAAAATATAGTGCCGCTTCAGCAGTAGCATCTATCAAAGTATCACACCTCACTAAAGAGGCTTTTGCTTTGCCTATTACAAATGCTCAATTTTTTCCTCAAAAATTTCTAAGATACTTGTGAGGTTTGTTGTAATTCTTTATCTACTTTAGACCCAATGTGACGTTTCAATTCGATATGGCACCATTTCTCATAATGAAAAACGAAGGCACGATGAGCGATTAAAGTAGCAAAGAGAAAGGATAGTGAACACCAGCGCTGCCAAAGCAGGAAGCAATGCTTTTGATCCACCATTCTGATTCCTCCCTCCCCCCATtgcctctcctcctctctttaACTTCTTTTCTTGTAACTTAGTAGCTTTGAACAGCTAAAGTGAGCTCCAAAGCATGGCTGTGATGAGAGCTGTGTTTCTGTGGGGACTAAAAATCTGGTTTCTTCTTCTTGACCAGTCATTGTTGTGTCCTTGAGACGAGATGTACTGCACCATGTGCTAGAATGGATATGTAGCTCAGTGTATGGATGGACTGCTTTGTTCAGTGCAAGAGGGTGCAGCGCAATGTGAGCACAGATATGTGTCCTATTTGTACATATATGCATCTCTGATCAatgtctctctctcccctccgggTCCCGGCATGCGCCCAGCGTTTCTACTCTTGTTTCTGGTCCCAAGAGCAGGACACAGAGCTGCCCATGTACTTGCAGCTCTAGCTACTACATGttacttgtttttatttatttatttttaagtaAGTTACAAGTGAATTGCTGCTAACAATGACTTGAGACAAAAAAAATCCAGCTGATCTACATTGGTATAAACATGCAGGAGCATATCCTCTATTCAGTCTTTTGATAAAAGGCATTCAACAGGCAGAGCCAAAA contains:
- the LOC124700494 gene encoding CLAVATA3/ESR (CLE)-related protein 25-like → MKRPAGSGRRAAAAAAILLGVLVLMSLVVVVEKPSTTAIGGVAIGGRRMLAAGDEGEMRRSLEDFSADDPFQDSERKVPNGPDPIHNRGAGKSGRSPGRA